Proteins encoded together in one Bosea sp. (in: a-proteobacteria) window:
- a CDS encoding DUF2336 domain-containing protein has translation MSAVGSLLRDLESTMLRGSSDERADILSRLTDLFLATAVHMDEEQVGVFDVVIGRLSRAIELRARIELSERIAPVPNAPAGVVRQLALDEIAVARAVLVQSPRLSDQDLVAISASKGRDHMLAITERPDLGEPVTDFLVLRGGRVVTHAVAANQSARFSRHGMGVLVMRAIQDDALQATLGLRRDIPTELVDQLMVAAKNSARRRLSEGIEPALAGDVDEAVERGADAIAAQGQMPGELGAISAALVEIRELNEAGLLDEAKVRSFARDGAGEHAICGVAVLAQLSLPASEQIILGSDREAVLLMARALGWSWETTAALISLRRDLGKSQAALDRARDSFRNLAQSTAQRVLGFLRMRDVKP, from the coding sequence ATGAGTGCGGTCGGCTCGCTGTTGCGGGACCTCGAATCGACGATGCTGCGCGGCTCCAGCGACGAGCGCGCCGACATCCTCTCGCGGCTGACGGATCTGTTCCTGGCCACTGCCGTCCATATGGACGAGGAGCAGGTCGGCGTCTTCGACGTGGTGATCGGGCGCCTGTCGCGCGCCATCGAGCTGCGGGCCCGCATCGAATTGTCGGAGCGGATCGCGCCGGTGCCGAACGCGCCCGCCGGCGTGGTGCGCCAGCTCGCCCTCGACGAGATCGCCGTGGCGCGCGCCGTGCTCGTCCAGTCGCCGCGCCTCTCGGACCAGGACCTGGTGGCGATCTCCGCCTCCAAGGGGCGCGATCACATGCTCGCCATCACCGAGCGGCCCGATCTCGGCGAACCGGTCACCGATTTCCTGGTGCTGCGCGGCGGGCGCGTCGTCACCCATGCGGTCGCCGCCAACCAGAGCGCGCGCTTCTCGCGGCACGGCATGGGCGTGCTGGTGATGCGGGCGATCCAGGACGACGCGCTCCAGGCCACGCTGGGCTTGAGGCGCGACATCCCCACCGAGCTCGTCGACCAGCTCATGGTCGCCGCCAAGAACTCCGCCCGGCGCCGGCTGAGCGAGGGGATCGAGCCGGCCCTGGCGGGCGATGTCGACGAGGCGGTCGAACGCGGCGCGGACGCCATCGCCGCCCAGGGCCAGATGCCCGGCGAGCTCGGCGCGATCAGCGCGGCGCTGGTCGAAATCCGCGAGCTGAACGAGGCGGGGCTGCTCGACGAGGCGAAGGTGCGCAGCTTCGCCCGCGACGGAGCGGGCGAGCATGCGATCTGCGGCGTCGCCGTGCTGGCGCAGCTCAGCCTGCCGGCGAGCGAGCAGATCATCCTCGGCAGCGACCGCGAGGCGGTGCTGCTGATGGCGCGCGCGCTCGGCTGGTCGTGGGAGACGACGGCGGCGCTGATCTCGCTGCGCCGCGATCTCGGAAAATCGCAGGCCGCCCTCGACCGCGCCCGCGACTCTTTCCGCAACCTCGCCCAGAGCACCGCCCAGCGCGTGCTCGGCTTCCTCAGGATGCGCGACGTAAAGCCGTGA
- a CDS encoding tRNA (guanosine(46)-N(7))-methyltransferase TrmB yields MTHDPDHDDRAFYGRRKGKALRDGQSDLIARELPRLRLPEGGIADLAALFPGPVEAVRLEIGFGGGEHLLTRMRESPGIGFIGVEPFINGMAKFLAVAAREGLTNIRVWDGDAALLLPRLPAGGLEAIDLLYPDPWPKRRQRKRRFVCERTLSLIARALRPGGRFRFASDIDDYVGWTLARLLSSPDFDWTAERPADWRTPYPGWIRTRYEAKAVREGRISSYLTALRRAS; encoded by the coding sequence ATGACCCACGATCCCGACCATGACGACCGCGCCTTCTATGGCCGGCGCAAGGGCAAGGCGCTGCGCGACGGGCAGAGCGATCTGATCGCGCGCGAGCTGCCGCGCCTGCGCCTGCCCGAAGGCGGGATCGCCGATCTCGCCGCGCTCTTCCCTGGGCCGGTCGAGGCGGTCAGGCTGGAGATCGGCTTCGGCGGCGGCGAGCATCTCTTGACGCGCATGCGCGAAAGCCCCGGGATCGGCTTCATCGGCGTCGAGCCCTTCATCAACGGCATGGCCAAGTTCCTGGCGGTCGCCGCGCGTGAGGGGCTGACGAACATCCGGGTCTGGGACGGCGACGCGGCGCTCCTGCTGCCGCGGCTGCCGGCCGGCGGGCTCGAGGCGATCGACCTGCTCTATCCCGATCCCTGGCCGAAGCGCCGCCAGCGCAAGCGCCGCTTCGTCTGCGAGCGCACATTGTCCCTCATCGCCCGCGCCCTGCGGCCGGGCGGGCGCTTCCGCTTCGCCAGCGACATCGACGACTATGTCGGCTGGACGCTGGCACGGCTCCTGTCCTCGCCGGATTTCGACTGGACCGCCGAGCGGCCGGCCGACTGGCGCACGCCCTATCCCGGCTGGATCCGCACCCGCTACGAGGCGAAGGCGGTCCGCGAGGGGCGTATCTCCAGCTATCTCACGGCTTTACGTCGCGCATCCTGA
- the nusA gene encoding transcription termination factor NusA: MVVSANRLELLQIADAVAREKSIDRQIVVDAMQDAIAKAARSRYGAETDVHAEINTKTGELRLARHLQVVDHVENPAIEITVDEAKRHNPAAQAGDVIADPLPPFDFGRIAAQSAKQVIVQKVREAERDRQYDEYKDRIGEIVNGAVKRVEYGNVFVDLGRGEAIIRRDEMIPRETFKVGDRARAYLYDVRREPRGPQIFLSRTHPQFMARLFGQEVPEIYDGIVEVKAVARDPGSRAKIAVISRDSSIDPVGACVGMRGSRVQAVVGELQGEKIDIIPWSPDVATFVVNALQPAEVAKVVLDEEADKIEVVVPDEQLSLAIGRRGQNVRLASQLTGWDIDILTEAEESERRQKEFVQRTDLFMNALNVDETVGQLLASEGFRNVEEVAYVDLSELASIEGFDEDTAAEIQSRAQEHLAALEAELDEKRRALGVEDALREVEGVTTSMMVALGENEVKTVEDLAGCATDDLVGWTERADGETTRHAGYLDGFDLSRQEAEAIIMAARVHAGWIEAPVGEPEGEVDEAEGA, encoded by the coding sequence ATGGTTGTCAGCGCCAACCGGCTCGAACTGCTGCAGATCGCCGACGCGGTCGCCCGCGAGAAGTCGATCGACCGCCAGATCGTGGTCGACGCCATGCAGGACGCCATCGCCAAGGCCGCCCGCTCGCGCTACGGCGCCGAGACCGACGTCCATGCCGAGATCAACACCAAGACCGGCGAGCTGCGCCTCGCCCGCCATCTCCAGGTCGTCGACCATGTCGAGAACCCGGCGATCGAGATCACCGTCGACGAGGCCAAGCGCCACAACCCCGCCGCCCAGGCCGGCGACGTCATCGCCGATCCGCTGCCGCCCTTCGATTTCGGCCGCATCGCCGCCCAGTCGGCCAAGCAGGTCATCGTCCAGAAGGTGCGCGAGGCCGAGCGCGACCGGCAATACGACGAGTACAAGGACCGCATCGGCGAGATCGTCAACGGCGCCGTCAAGCGCGTCGAATACGGCAACGTCTTCGTCGATCTCGGCCGCGGCGAGGCGATCATCCGCCGTGACGAGATGATCCCGCGCGAGACCTTCAAGGTCGGCGACCGCGCGCGCGCTTATCTCTACGACGTGCGCCGCGAGCCGCGGGGCCCGCAGATCTTCCTGTCGCGCACCCATCCCCAGTTCATGGCGAGGCTCTTCGGCCAGGAAGTGCCGGAGATCTATGACGGGATCGTCGAGGTCAAGGCGGTCGCCCGCGATCCGGGCTCGCGCGCCAAGATCGCCGTGATCTCGCGCGATTCCTCGATCGATCCGGTCGGCGCCTGCGTCGGCATGCGCGGCTCGCGCGTCCAGGCCGTGGTCGGCGAGCTCCAGGGCGAGAAGATCGACATCATCCCCTGGTCGCCCGACGTCGCGACCTTCGTCGTCAACGCGCTCCAGCCGGCGGAAGTCGCCAAGGTGGTGCTGGACGAGGAAGCCGACAAGATCGAGGTCGTGGTGCCCGACGAGCAGCTCTCGCTCGCCATCGGCCGGCGCGGCCAGAACGTCCGCCTCGCCTCGCAGCTCACCGGCTGGGACATCGACATCCTCACCGAGGCCGAGGAATCGGAGCGCCGCCAGAAGGAGTTCGTGCAGCGCACCGACCTGTTCATGAATGCGCTCAACGTCGACGAGACGGTCGGCCAGCTCCTCGCCTCGGAAGGCTTCCGCAACGTCGAGGAGGTCGCCTATGTCGACCTCTCCGAGCTCGCCTCGATCGAGGGCTTCGACGAGGATACCGCAGCCGAGATCCAGAGCCGCGCCCAGGAGCATCTCGCCGCCCTCGAGGCCGAGCTCGACGAGAAGCGCCGGGCGCTCGGCGTCGAGGACGCCTTGCGCGAGGTCGAGGGCGTCACCACCTCCATGATGGTCGCGCTCGGCGAGAACGAGGTGAAGACCGTCGAGGATCTCGCCGGCTGCGCGACCGACGATCTCGTCGGCTGGACCGAGCGTGCCGATGGCGAGACCACCCGCCATGCCGGCTATCTCGACGGCTTCGACCTGTCGCGCCAGGAGGCGGAAGCCATCATCATGGCCGCCCGCGTCCATGCCGGCTGGATCGAGGCGCCGGTCGGGGAGCCCGAAGGCGAGGTCGACGAGGCGGAAGGCGCCTGA
- a CDS encoding RNA-binding protein: MRSNREIEPSRNSEKRGHAPAVKAATGRDGPERSCVVTRAVKAPDDLIRFVAGPDGVLVPDLRRKLPGRGVWASLSRKAVAEAVRRKAFERSLKAKVTVAPDLAETVEALMLRDALQALSMANKAGLVTAGFAKVEALIGSGSCLAVVAASDGAEDGRRKIGQAVRRAAAARQAAGLKAREMPVVAIFTAADLELALGRAHVIHAALAPGPAAEGVLSRWRRLVRYRTDDTAASDQNDTED, from the coding sequence ATGCGATCGAACAGAGAAATCGAGCCTAGCCGCAATTCGGAGAAACGCGGACATGCTCCCGCGGTGAAGGCGGCGACGGGCAGGGACGGGCCGGAACGGAGCTGCGTCGTGACGCGGGCCGTGAAAGCGCCCGACGACCTGATCCGCTTCGTCGCCGGGCCCGACGGCGTGCTGGTGCCCGATCTCAGGCGCAAGCTCCCCGGGCGCGGCGTCTGGGCGAGCCTGAGCCGCAAGGCGGTGGCCGAGGCGGTTCGCCGCAAGGCTTTCGAGCGTTCGCTCAAGGCGAAGGTCACGGTTGCGCCGGACCTTGCCGAGACGGTCGAGGCGCTGATGCTGCGCGATGCGCTCCAGGCGCTGTCGATGGCGAACAAGGCGGGGCTCGTCACGGCGGGCTTCGCCAAGGTCGAGGCGCTGATCGGCTCAGGCTCCTGCCTCGCCGTCGTCGCGGCGAGCGATGGCGCCGAGGATGGCCGGCGCAAGATCGGCCAGGCCGTCCGGCGGGCCGCCGCGGCCCGGCAAGCCGCGGGGCTCAAGGCCCGCGAGATGCCCGTCGTCGCGATTTTCACGGCGGCGGATTTGGAATTGGCGTTGGGGCGCGCACATGTGATACATGCCGCCCTAGCTCCGGGACCGGCGGCCGAGGGTGTCCTCTCCCGCTGGCGTCGGCTCGTCCGTTATCGGACGGACGATACCGCCGCATCCGACCAGAACGATACCGAAGACTGA
- the rimP gene encoding ribosome maturation factor RimP, producing the protein MSEPTQAPTTEPASEARLVVESGVAARVAAIIEPAIVDLGYRLVRVRVTGQNGCTVQIMAERPDGTMTVEGCEAISQAVSPALDVDDPVQTAYHLEVSSPGIDRPLVRVSDFERWAGHLAKIETGEPVAGRKRFRGILRGVSGQDALLARDDAKSEEERDVAIPIRAITDARLVLTDALVTESLRRGKSGLPPQMPAAEEIAGPPKGRGKSLGPRPGKAAPKADNEQDDSEEE; encoded by the coding sequence ATGAGCGAGCCTACGCAGGCGCCGACGACAGAACCCGCTTCCGAAGCCCGCCTCGTCGTCGAGAGCGGGGTTGCGGCGCGCGTCGCCGCGATCATCGAGCCGGCGATCGTCGATCTCGGCTACCGGCTGGTGCGCGTGCGCGTCACCGGCCAGAACGGCTGCACCGTGCAGATCATGGCCGAGCGGCCGGACGGCACCATGACCGTCGAGGGCTGCGAGGCGATCAGCCAGGCGGTCTCGCCGGCGCTCGACGTCGACGATCCGGTCCAGACGGCCTATCATCTCGAGGTCTCCTCGCCCGGCATCGACCGGCCGCTGGTGCGCGTCAGCGATTTCGAGCGCTGGGCCGGCCATCTCGCCAAGATCGAGACGGGCGAGCCGGTCGCCGGTCGCAAGCGCTTCCGCGGCATCCTGCGCGGCGTTTCCGGACAGGACGCGCTGCTCGCGCGCGACGACGCCAAGAGCGAGGAGGAGCGCGACGTCGCGATCCCGATCAGGGCGATCACTGACGCCCGCCTCGTCCTGACCGACGCGCTCGTCACGGAGTCGCTGCGCCGCGGCAAGTCCGGCCTGCCGCCGCAGATGCCGGCCGCCGAAGAGATCGCCGGCCCGCCGAAGGGCCGGGGAAAATCGCTGGGACCGCGGCCGGGGAAGGCCGCCCCGAAAGCCGATAACGAACAAGACGATAGCGAAGAGGAGTGA